A DNA window from Daucus carota subsp. sativus chromosome 3, DH1 v3.0, whole genome shotgun sequence contains the following coding sequences:
- the LOC108213229 gene encoding glucuronoxylan 4-O-methyltransferase 3: MKLPKTQTPLVNLKLILTGSFVLLLLILILRSKSSSTSLNNYVPAAAQDIPTKCTKIPPSLSQALVHYATSNITPQQTLEEISVSLRILDRKSPCNFLVFGLGHDSLLWTSLNHGGLTVFLEEDESWIKQIQAKFPSLKSHHVIYDTVMTQADDLLTASLSDKECSAVTDPRDSKCRLALKGLPKQVYEVEWDVIMVDAPTGYHDGAPGRMSAVYTAGLMARNREQGETDVFVHDVNRVVEDKFSKAFLCEGYLTQQEGRLRHFSIPSHKTRSRPFCP, from the coding sequence ATGAAACTACCCAAAACCCAGACCCCTCTGGTCAATCTCAAACTCATTCTTACCGGCTCATTCGTGCTCTTGCTCCTCATATTGATTCTGAGATCAAAGTCATCATCAACATCGTTGAATAATTATGTGCCAGCTGCAGCTCAAGATATTCCGACAAAGTGCACAAAAATTCCACCGTCCCTGTCCCAAGCACTAGTCCACTACGCAACATCAAACATAACACCCCAACAAACCCTAGAAGAAATTTCGGTCAGCCTGAGGATCCTGGACAGGAAATCCCCATGCAACTTCCTCGTATTCGGGCTAGGCCACGACAGTCTCCTCTGGACCTCACTGAACCACGGAGGCCTCACCGTCTTCCTCGAAGAAGACGAGTCCTGGATCAAACAAATCCAGGCAAAATTCCCTTCCCTCAAATCCCACCATGTCATCTACGACACTGTTATGACACAAGCAGATGATCTCCTCACTGCATCATTATCAGACAAGGAATGCAGCGCGGTGACTGATCCTCGGGACTCGAAATGCAGGTTAGCTCTGAAAGGGCTGCCGAAGCAGGTGTATGAAGTGGAGTGGGATGTGATCATGGTGGATGCACCCACGGGGTACCACGACGGGGCTCCGGGGAGAATGAGCGCGGTCTACACCGCAGGACTGATGGCGAGGAACAGAGAACAGGGGGAAACGGATGTGTTTGTGCATGATGTGAATAGAGTTGTGGAGGATAAATTTTCTAAGGCCTTTCTGTGTGAAGGCTATTTGACACAACAGGAAGGAAGGCTCAGGCATTTTAGTATTCCGAGTCATAAGACTCGTTCCAGGCCCTTTTGTCCTTGA